Proteins from a single region of Phycisphaeraceae bacterium D3-23:
- a CDS encoding MG2 domain-containing protein, whose product MSITRTSLYAALLASLGMLVPALAQDRPLPPGVPETIPEPAEAEPEPTPQQQLTDALGGEARYLTHLSTDKPIYRAGETVYVRGVVLNAFDHSPLPEDENNQANPMVEIKDPKGAVVASGQSRMQDSTIGFSWEVPEGQPGGEYTIKVTYPWSGHAPTERTFDIRAYRPPRIKTQIEFLRDGYGPGDTVVATLEAERAEGGVPEGATVTAIARVDGVEVARVPVTMSNAGNAEARFELPAEIERGEGSLAFVIEDGGVVETASKTIPILLQTVDLQFYPEGGDLVAGVENRVYFEARTPVGKPADLRGVLTKRVILEADGDAHGWEVIREVSFETTHEGRGSFRFTPEIGEQYAVLINEPSSISQVFDLPGSIDAGLTFGFERSVFDFDDAIAFMPATHGLQTEVDNGESAIRLVLSQREQELAAFIVSPLILDRTEVTFLPESQAKGDDDFLVITFPDTATGILTVTAYDAEGSPLAERLIYRAPRDRVNIEIVPNSAQYTPSGEVQLTIRTTDADGNPIPAMAGVTVTDDSTLEMIETREQRPTLPAMVLLEQEVRELMDAAVYLDPDNADAAQQLDLLLGTQGWRRFALVDVAEFLREHGDTGRRALAIRAETRREQLRAARNEVRRRGGGPVDEEALERFADAIEEADGAVDDAAPLLDNAVPLPMAANAPGADPAAQAGPAEGADDDANQGPPPPPPVNADEVREALEAQDDAGDALFAEEDLAQGARARQPMPQMIFVREYAHDQPAGKPFGERSDFTETVYWSAATKTGDDGLATITFDLSDSVTSFRVSADAFNASGALGANSELIESVRPFYVEPKLPLELTAGDTVLLPIAMVNNTDRDLPVELLVSRLGQAGTLNLDPILLGADQRERSLYELAIGETYGDLAFNIEARAGGMFDENRRRLRVVPRGFPVDSGSGGMLQPDGEAGDRVVVPDTVVPGSLHASVTVYPTPLANLTEALEALIRDPYGCFEQTSSSTFPLVMAQQYFLSHQGVDPALVAAAQEKLDAGYQRLIGFETEQNGYEWFGSTPPHEALTAYGLLEFVEMSKVMDVDQDMIDRTQEWLLGRCGNDGSFELDEKALDSFGRAPQDTTDAYIVWALLEAGMRPARIEASIERVLTLAQEGEDAYIIALAANIAQIAAQHYVGDAMLSSDTDTIQKLEAIAEYHRDVATQLMTKLSTKLDNAGYVDGAVTSITRSGGNALKIEATSLAILAWLKDDNFAGEVEKSILWLTERCKAGAFGSTQSTVLALKAIVAYDAARAVPKAPGELTLVVDGEVVGEPLAFDEETKGALRLPDIAALLTPGEHTVAVQMSGGSKMPYSIAIEFFAETPASSDECALRIETRLNAEQEEQGVGVVGEGEATEVVATITNTTAEGLPTPLAIVGIPGGLEPRYVQLKELVEQGTIASFEVIGRDVVLYWREMQPEQVVEVSISCIAAVPGTYTGPASRAYLYYTNEHKQWADGLTVQITPRQGGAE is encoded by the coding sequence ATGTCGATCACCCGCACCTCGCTCTACGCCGCCCTGCTCGCCTCGCTCGGGATGCTCGTCCCAGCTCTGGCGCAGGACCGCCCGCTGCCGCCGGGCGTCCCCGAGACGATCCCCGAGCCTGCGGAAGCCGAGCCCGAGCCCACCCCCCAGCAGCAGCTCACCGACGCGCTGGGCGGTGAAGCCCGCTACCTCACCCACCTCTCGACCGACAAGCCCATCTACCGCGCGGGCGAAACCGTCTACGTCCGCGGCGTCGTGCTCAACGCGTTCGACCACAGCCCGCTGCCCGAGGACGAGAACAACCAGGCCAACCCGATGGTCGAGATCAAAGACCCCAAGGGCGCGGTCGTCGCGTCCGGCCAGTCGCGGATGCAGGACAGCACGATCGGCTTTAGCTGGGAGGTCCCCGAGGGCCAGCCGGGCGGCGAGTACACGATCAAGGTGACCTACCCGTGGTCCGGCCACGCCCCGACCGAGCGGACGTTCGACATCCGCGCCTACCGGCCGCCACGCATCAAGACGCAGATCGAGTTCCTCCGCGACGGCTACGGCCCGGGCGATACCGTCGTCGCGACGCTCGAAGCCGAGCGTGCCGAGGGCGGCGTCCCCGAAGGCGCGACGGTCACCGCGATCGCGCGTGTGGATGGTGTCGAGGTCGCGCGCGTCCCCGTGACCATGAGCAACGCCGGCAATGCGGAAGCCCGCTTCGAGCTTCCGGCCGAGATCGAGCGCGGCGAGGGCTCGCTCGCGTTCGTCATCGAGGACGGCGGCGTGGTTGAGACGGCCAGCAAGACCATCCCGATCCTGTTGCAGACGGTGGACCTCCAGTTCTACCCCGAGGGCGGCGACCTGGTCGCCGGCGTCGAGAACCGCGTGTACTTCGAGGCGCGGACGCCGGTGGGTAAGCCGGCGGATTTGCGGGGTGTACTCACTAAACGCGTGATACTTGAAGCCGATGGCGATGCGCATGGATGGGAAGTAATCAGGGAGGTGTCATTTGAAACCACGCATGAAGGTCGTGGTTCTTTTAGGTTTACACCCGAAATCGGCGAGCAGTATGCCGTTTTGATCAATGAGCCGAGCAGTATATCCCAGGTGTTTGATTTGCCTGGTTCTATAGATGCTGGCCTGACATTTGGTTTTGAGCGTTCTGTCTTTGATTTTGATGATGCCATTGCTTTTATGCCTGCCACCCACGGTTTGCAGACAGAAGTTGACAATGGCGAGTCTGCTATTCGGCTTGTTTTGTCACAACGTGAGCAGGAGTTAGCGGCTTTTATTGTCAGCCCATTGATCTTGGATCGAACGGAAGTGACGTTTCTTCCCGAATCACAAGCAAAGGGTGACGACGATTTTTTAGTGATCACTTTCCCCGACACCGCGACCGGCATCCTCACCGTCACTGCGTACGACGCCGAGGGTAGCCCGCTGGCCGAGCGGCTGATCTACCGCGCGCCCAGGGACCGCGTGAATATCGAGATCGTGCCCAACTCGGCGCAGTACACGCCCAGCGGCGAGGTGCAGCTCACGATCCGCACGACGGACGCCGACGGCAACCCGATCCCCGCGATGGCCGGTGTCACCGTCACGGACGATTCGACGCTGGAGATGATCGAGACGCGCGAGCAGCGGCCGACGCTGCCGGCGATGGTGCTTTTGGAACAAGAGGTCCGCGAGCTGATGGACGCGGCCGTGTACCTGGACCCCGACAACGCGGACGCGGCGCAGCAGCTTGATTTGCTGCTGGGGACGCAGGGCTGGCGTCGGTTCGCGCTCGTCGATGTCGCCGAGTTCCTGCGGGAGCACGGCGACACGGGCCGACGCGCGTTGGCGATCCGTGCAGAGACCCGGCGTGAGCAGCTCCGCGCCGCGCGTAACGAGGTGCGTCGCCGCGGCGGCGGCCCCGTTGATGAAGAGGCGCTTGAGCGTTTTGCGGACGCGATCGAGGAGGCCGACGGCGCGGTCGATGACGCGGCACCGCTGCTGGACAACGCCGTCCCGTTGCCGATGGCGGCGAACGCCCCCGGCGCCGACCCCGCCGCGCAGGCAGGCCCCGCCGAGGGCGCGGATGACGATGCGAACCAGGGGCCGCCCCCGCCCCCGCCGGTAAACGCCGACGAGGTGCGTGAAGCGCTCGAAGCGCAGGACGATGCGGGCGACGCCTTGTTCGCCGAGGAAGACCTCGCGCAGGGGGCCCGCGCCCGCCAGCCGATGCCGCAGATGATTTTTGTCCGCGAGTACGCCCACGACCAGCCGGCCGGCAAGCCGTTTGGCGAGCGCAGCGACTTTACCGAGACCGTGTACTGGTCCGCCGCGACGAAGACCGGGGATGACGGGCTCGCGACGATTACGTTTGATCTCTCGGACAGCGTCACGAGCTTCCGCGTCTCGGCCGATGCGTTCAACGCGAGCGGCGCGCTGGGCGCGAATAGCGAGTTGATCGAGTCGGTCCGCCCGTTCTACGTCGAGCCCAAGCTCCCGCTGGAGCTGACGGCCGGCGACACCGTGCTCCTGCCCATCGCGATGGTCAACAACACCGACCGCGACCTGCCCGTCGAGCTGCTCGTCAGCCGGCTGGGCCAGGCGGGGACACTCAACCTCGACCCGATTCTGCTCGGCGCCGACCAGCGCGAACGTTCGCTCTACGAGCTTGCCATCGGCGAGACCTACGGCGACCTCGCGTTCAACATCGAGGCCCGTGCGGGCGGCATGTTCGACGAGAACCGCCGTCGCTTACGCGTCGTGCCACGCGGCTTCCCGGTCGATAGCGGCAGCGGCGGCATGCTCCAGCCCGACGGCGAAGCGGGTGATCGCGTAGTCGTCCCCGACACCGTCGTGCCCGGCTCGCTGCACGCCAGCGTGACCGTCTACCCCACGCCGCTCGCCAACCTCACCGAGGCACTCGAAGCGCTCATCCGCGACCCCTACGGCTGCTTCGAGCAGACGAGTTCCTCGACCTTCCCGCTGGTCATGGCCCAGCAGTACTTCCTCTCCCACCAGGGCGTCGATCCGGCGCTCGTCGCCGCAGCGCAGGAAAAACTCGACGCGGGCTACCAGCGCCTCATCGGTTTCGAGACCGAACAGAACGGCTACGAGTGGTTCGGCTCCACGCCGCCCCACGAAGCGCTCACGGCCTACGGCCTGCTCGAGTTTGTCGAGATGTCCAAGGTCATGGACGTCGACCAGGACATGATCGACCGTACCCAGGAGTGGCTGCTGGGCCGATGCGGCAACGATGGCTCATTCGAGCTGGACGAAAAAGCACTCGACTCCTTTGGCCGAGCGCCGCAGGACACGACCGATGCGTACATCGTGTGGGCGCTACTCGAAGCGGGGATGCGTCCCGCGCGGATCGAGGCATCGATCGAGCGTGTGCTGACCTTGGCACAAGAGGGTGAAGACGCCTACATCATCGCGCTCGCGGCGAACATCGCGCAGATTGCGGCTCAGCATTATGTGGGCGACGCGATGCTCAGCAGCGATACAGACACGATACAGAAGCTCGAAGCGATCGCCGAGTATCACCGCGATGTTGCGACGCAGTTGATGACCAAGCTCTCGACCAAGCTTGATAACGCGGGCTACGTCGACGGTGCGGTCACCAGCATCACGCGATCGGGCGGCAATGCGCTCAAGATCGAGGCGACGTCGCTGGCGATCCTCGCCTGGCTCAAGGATGATAACTTTGCCGGCGAGGTCGAGAAGTCGATCCTCTGGCTGACCGAGCGCTGCAAGGCCGGGGCATTTGGCTCGACGCAGTCGACGGTGCTGGCGCTCAAGGCGATCGTCGCGTACGACGCGGCCCGGGCCGTGCCCAAGGCCCCGGGCGAATTGACGCTGGTGGTCGATGGCGAAGTCGTCGGCGAGCCGCTGGCGTTTGATGAAGAGACGAAGGGCGCGCTGCGTTTGCCCGACATCGCCGCGCTGTTGACGCCCGGCGAGCACACGGTCGCGGTGCAGATGAGCGGCGGCAGCAAGATGCCCTACTCGATCGCGATCGAGTTCTTCGCCGAGACCCCGGCGAGCAGCGACGAATGTGCGCTGCGGATCGAGACCCGGCTCAACGCCGAGCAGGAAGAACAGGGCGTCGGCGTGGTCGGTGAAGGCGAAGCGACCGAGGTCGTGGCCACCATCACCAACACCACCGCCGAGGGGCTCCCCACCCCGCTCGCGATCGTCGGCATCCCCGGCGGGTTGGAGCCGCGTTACGTCCAGCTCAAAGAACTCGTCGAGCAAGGCACTATTGCGTCGTTCGAGGTGATCGGGCGGGACGTCGTGCTGTACTGGCGTGAGATGCAGCCCGAGCAGGTGGTCGAGGTGTCGATCTCATGCATCGCGGCCGTGCCAGGGACGTACACGGGCCCCGCGAGCCGGGCGTACCTGTACTACACCAACGAGCACAAGCAGTGGGCGGATGGTTTGACGGTGCAGATCACGCCGCGCCAGGGTGGCGCGGAATAG
- a CDS encoding transcription elongation factor GreA — MEFITSEEKAVLEAKLHGLRDNRPKIIERIAEARALGDLKENAEYHAAREEQGMQEAEIKRLEERIATAQIADDVEKPDDMVFLGSVVKLRDTDDDTEDLYKLVGEASGNFDADEIEVTTSSPLGAALMKSRVGETVKADLPRGVKRFVVVELL, encoded by the coding sequence ATGGAGTTCATCACCAGCGAAGAGAAGGCCGTCCTCGAAGCCAAGCTGCACGGCCTGCGTGACAACCGGCCCAAGATCATCGAGCGCATCGCCGAGGCCCGCGCGCTGGGCGACCTCAAAGAAAACGCTGAGTACCACGCCGCCCGCGAGGAGCAGGGGATGCAGGAGGCGGAGATCAAGCGGCTCGAGGAGCGAATCGCCACCGCGCAGATCGCCGACGACGTCGAGAAGCCCGACGACATGGTGTTCCTGGGCAGCGTCGTCAAGCTGCGCGACACCGATGACGACACCGAGGACCTCTACAAGCTCGTCGGCGAGGCCAGCGGGAACTTTGACGCCGACGAGATCGAGGTCACGACGTCGAGCCCGCTGGGCGCAGCGCTGATGAAGTCGCGCGTGGGTGAGACGGTGAAGGCCGACCTGCCGCGCGGGGTCAAACGGTTTGTGGTGGTGGAGTTGTTGTAG
- a CDS encoding peptidylprolyl isomerase, which translates to MPRRALSLSLAAATLLTSHAAHATLVQVDTPLGSFTMEMRPQDAPLTVNNFLQYIADGDYTDSIIHRSADINLSTDPENPDIQDFIIQGGGFTVGERGFEIEDGFYVDVFAVPTDPPVVNEPGVSNTRGTVAMAKLGGDPNSATSQWFVNVNDNSGGPAALDTQNGGFTVFADVVEGMDVVDAIAALAIVNIGGPFGELPLLDTAQPPTVDQDEIVTTLLRVVGDATGDAYVGVDDLDILLANWGQSVTANDFGAGDFDGDGTVGQGDLNIVAAQWGEGLAPSIVPEPASALLVLGGIALVSRRRR; encoded by the coding sequence ATGCCACGACGCGCGCTATCGCTGTCCCTCGCCGCCGCCACGCTGCTCACCTCACACGCCGCGCACGCGACACTCGTCCAGGTCGATACGCCGCTGGGCAGCTTCACGATGGAGATGCGCCCCCAGGACGCGCCGCTCACCGTCAACAACTTCCTGCAATACATCGCCGACGGCGACTACACCGACTCCATCATCCACCGCTCGGCGGACATCAACCTCTCGACCGACCCCGAGAACCCGGACATCCAGGACTTCATCATCCAGGGCGGCGGGTTCACGGTCGGCGAGCGCGGCTTTGAGATCGAGGACGGTTTTTATGTCGACGTCTTTGCCGTGCCGACCGACCCGCCGGTCGTGAATGAGCCGGGCGTGTCGAACACGCGCGGCACCGTGGCGATGGCGAAGCTCGGCGGCGACCCCAACAGCGCGACCAGCCAGTGGTTCGTGAACGTCAACGACAACAGCGGCGGGCCTGCAGCACTCGACACGCAGAACGGCGGGTTCACGGTCTTCGCCGACGTGGTCGAAGGCATGGACGTCGTCGACGCGATCGCAGCGCTGGCCATCGTGAACATCGGCGGCCCGTTCGGTGAACTGCCGCTGCTCGACACGGCCCAGCCACCCACCGTCGATCAAGACGAGATCGTCACGACCCTCCTCCGCGTCGTCGGCGACGCGACGGGTGATGCGTACGTCGGCGTTGACGACCTCGACATCCTGCTCGCCAACTGGGGCCAGTCGGTCACGGCCAACGACTTCGGCGCAGGCGACTTCGACGGCGACGGCACGGTGGGCCAGGGCGACCTGAACATCGTCGCCGCGCAGTGGGGCGAGGGCCTCGCGCCCAGCATCGTGCCCGAGCCCGCATCGGCGTTGCTCGTATTGGGCGGCATCGCGCTGGTCTCGCGTCGGCGGCGCTAA
- a CDS encoding DUF1559 domain-containing protein, with the protein MRANLNHNFGRPGFTLIELLVVISIIAVLIGILLPALSSARKSARQSQCASNLKQIATALNTYATDNKGLLPACRKDLTAGVQQAIPQTTSGLLSDPFGPTAPFNDVAGALFLLIRNDYVNSAIFVCPSTIDEADDFEGGKPNQRINFTIVGSNLNVTDSSNLSYGYTSPYAWEFANPDFVLDLDAMQSQFAVAADAGPPCCGTSDSSGNTGRPGNSNIHEEVGQNVAYGDAHVSFEKTSFAGVEMQIFDGSSRGDLIYCFDPTSFARDDEDSVLFPSRREGPPYFGNGP; encoded by the coding sequence ATGCGTGCGAACCTGAACCATAACTTTGGCCGACCCGGCTTCACGCTGATCGAGCTGCTGGTGGTGATCTCGATCATCGCCGTGCTCATCGGCATCCTGCTGCCCGCGCTGAGCTCGGCCCGCAAGAGCGCCCGGCAGTCGCAGTGCGCCAGCAACCTCAAGCAGATCGCCACCGCGCTCAACACCTACGCCACCGACAACAAGGGCTTGCTCCCCGCCTGCCGCAAGGACCTCACCGCCGGCGTGCAGCAGGCGATCCCGCAGACCACGAGCGGCCTGCTCAGCGACCCGTTCGGGCCGACCGCGCCGTTCAACGATGTCGCCGGGGCGCTCTTCCTGCTGATCCGTAACGACTATGTGAACTCTGCCATCTTCGTCTGCCCGTCGACGATCGACGAGGCCGACGACTTCGAGGGAGGCAAGCCCAACCAGCGCATCAACTTCACCATCGTCGGCTCAAACCTCAACGTCACCGACTCGTCGAACCTGAGCTACGGCTACACGAGCCCCTACGCCTGGGAGTTTGCCAACCCCGACTTCGTGCTCGACCTCGACGCGATGCAGAGCCAGTTCGCAGTCGCCGCGGACGCGGGCCCGCCTTGCTGCGGGACGTCTGACAGCTCGGGCAACACCGGCCGACCGGGCAACTCGAACATCCACGAAGAGGTCGGGCAGAACGTCGCGTACGGCGACGCGCACGTGTCGTTCGAGAAGACATCCTTCGCCGGCGTCGAGATGCAGATCTTCGACGGCTCGTCGCGCGGCGACCTGATCTACTGCTTCGACCCGACCTCGTTCGCCCGGGACGACGAAGACAGCGTCCTGTTCCCGTCGCGCCGCGAGGGCCCGCCCTACTTCGGCAACGGGCCTTGA
- a CDS encoding acylphosphatase gives MTHTRILYTGQVQGVGFRWTCERLARDFAVAGYVQNQGDGSVLLECEGDVDSVAAFLAAIDDAMGANIKGRDATQRAATGGFGNPTTPGCFKIKR, from the coding sequence ATGACCCACACCCGCATCCTCTACACCGGCCAGGTCCAGGGCGTCGGGTTCCGCTGGACATGCGAACGCCTCGCGCGCGACTTCGCGGTGGCGGGGTACGTGCAGAACCAGGGCGACGGCAGCGTGCTGCTGGAATGCGAAGGCGATGTCGATAGTGTCGCGGCATTTTTAGCGGCGATCGACGACGCGATGGGCGCAAACATCAAGGGCCGCGACGCCACCCAGCGCGCGGCGACCGGGGGCTTCGGCAACCCGACCACGCCGGGGTGTTTCAAGATTAAGCGGTAG
- a CDS encoding serine/threonine protein kinase has product MSAPRTPAMPDDTPPDPSEQPTVDSAPGSGGAPRHAHDADDAPTIDSDAGATVDSAAGDTVASGVDPPPARLSAVSAPSRATLGLDQPQPADAPTIPGYHITGQLGEGGMGVVWRAVQLATHRGVALKVMGAGMFGSEQARRRFEREVELAARLEHPGIARVYDSGLAHGAYYYAMQLVPGMTLDQWISANKPTKREVLALMRETCLAVQHAHQRGVIHRDLKPANIIVTTPQDEDATHVSRIAPQTRDGDDANGSSTTAEHTGPRPVLVDFGLAKPAIDDGAGVSLTGQIAGTPAYMSPEQAAGKIDELDTRSDVYSLGVILYKLLTGELPHDMTGGLHQVVQRLQETEVRRPRNISQRGTRMVDPELETVLLKALEKEPDRRYASAGAFAADLDNYLNGEPLNARPPALGYLLRKRAYKFRKPLITAGGVALAVVLGIGIYTYRLYHQTVVWPVDSNPPGARIKVDGVLQLGCGKTPCQVVLGPGVHEIEIVFVHDDEHARQADRFQYKPEVRTVRVAWGKANLDDITDRVNLVPAYQTIVFKSIEPGVVVTIRSAETDALVAEFEAPDVYVLQRGRYRYWASNDDSQDRALGRLLEIDGSIMPVEIVVDGE; this is encoded by the coding sequence ATGTCTGCCCCACGAACCCCCGCCATGCCCGACGATACGCCCCCCGACCCCAGCGAGCAGCCGACGGTGGACTCCGCCCCCGGGAGCGGCGGTGCGCCCCGCCACGCGCACGACGCCGATGACGCGCCGACGATCGACTCGGACGCCGGGGCCACGGTCGACTCGGCCGCGGGCGACACCGTGGCCTCGGGCGTCGACCCGCCGCCCGCCCGGCTGAGCGCCGTGTCCGCCCCGTCGCGGGCAACGCTCGGGCTCGACCAACCCCAGCCCGCCGACGCGCCGACAATCCCCGGCTACCACATCACCGGCCAGCTCGGCGAAGGCGGCATGGGCGTCGTCTGGCGGGCCGTGCAGCTCGCCACCCACCGCGGCGTCGCGCTCAAGGTCATGGGCGCTGGCATGTTCGGCAGCGAACAGGCACGGCGGCGCTTTGAGCGCGAGGTCGAGCTCGCCGCCCGGCTCGAACACCCCGGCATCGCGCGCGTCTACGACTCCGGACTCGCACACGGCGCGTACTACTACGCCATGCAGCTTGTGCCCGGCATGACGCTCGACCAGTGGATCAGCGCTAACAAGCCCACCAAACGCGAAGTCCTCGCGCTGATGCGCGAGACCTGCCTCGCCGTGCAGCACGCCCACCAGCGCGGCGTCATCCACCGCGACCTCAAGCCCGCCAACATCATCGTCACCACCCCGCAGGACGAAGACGCGACCCACGTCTCGCGTATCGCCCCCCAAACGCGCGACGGCGACGACGCAAACGGATCAAGCACGACCGCCGAGCACACCGGCCCGCGCCCGGTCCTCGTCGACTTCGGCCTGGCCAAACCGGCCATCGACGACGGCGCGGGCGTCTCCCTCACGGGCCAGATCGCGGGCACGCCCGCCTACATGTCGCCCGAACAGGCGGCCGGGAAAATCGACGAGCTCGACACCCGTAGCGACGTCTACTCCCTGGGCGTCATCCTCTACAAGCTGCTCACCGGCGAACTCCCGCACGACATGACCGGCGGGCTGCACCAGGTCGTCCAGCGCCTGCAAGAAACCGAGGTCCGTCGGCCACGCAACATCTCGCAGCGCGGGACGCGCATGGTCGACCCCGAGCTCGAGACCGTGCTGCTCAAGGCCCTCGAAAAAGAGCCCGACCGCCGATACGCCTCGGCCGGCGCCTTCGCGGCCGACCTGGACAACTATCTGAACGGCGAACCACTCAACGCCCGCCCGCCGGCGCTGGGCTACCTGCTGCGCAAGCGCGCGTACAAGTTCCGAAAGCCGTTGATCACAGCGGGCGGTGTCGCGCTGGCGGTGGTGCTCGGGATCGGCATCTACACGTATCGGCTGTACCACCAGACGGTGGTCTGGCCCGTAGACTCGAACCCGCCCGGTGCGCGGATCAAGGTGGACGGTGTGCTGCAGCTGGGCTGTGGCAAGACGCCGTGCCAGGTCGTACTCGGGCCGGGCGTACACGAGATCGAGATCGTGTTTGTGCATGATGATGAACACGCGCGGCAGGCCGACCGCTTCCAGTACAAGCCCGAGGTGCGGACCGTGCGCGTCGCGTGGGGCAAGGCCAACCTCGACGACATCACCGACCGGGTCAACCTCGTCCCGGCGTACCAGACGATCGTGTTCAAATCCATCGAGCCCGGCGTCGTTGTGACGATCCGCTCGGCCGAGACCGACGCACTTGTCGCCGAGTTCGAAGCCCCCGACGTGTATGTGCTCCAACGTGGGCGCTACCGCTACTGGGCGAGCAACGACGACTCCCAAGACCGGGCCCTTGGCCGACTCCTGGAGATCGACGGCAGCATCATGCCGGTCGAGATCGTGGTGGATGGGGAGTAG
- a CDS encoding SUMF1/EgtB/PvdO family nonheme iron enzyme, translated as MFGPLGRAWGVCGRAVVPGRGRSTTNDEFHEARATAMGLKTNIALGLLATGGLVLGGGSAAFLIMQNQKAAEVTDDLDAYNLASVAGYTPAQGDETLELLHQLSGGNTMLAWDAEKNKPGGAHDAFSGTWTNLTGAVVYNPVDQTLNALEVIIQTNSIVGLQGTFQPAPPTLTNTLIGETPGMPAWFDLESNPTAHYTATEFITREQAEQDGAAIFDNAPEGWTHLIQGTFTLNGKDVPLNIPAKAEFIGDELVLDLAFQLNRSDFGVDGTIVGGWVVDDIIALTATVESAPKGDIIVDTLRDHDVRLAENRALIDAMGRMENQIEELNSQVAAMREQLASGAVAGGPSAVDYDLSELPEAFTETIQYPGKQPMGFNMVRVPGDADAGIAPFYMAEHEVTWELFYDWSYRTDIDVNTAATLENQDLRPSTLYGDSDQLKIGLDSRPAISMSRRTAEAFCKWLSEQTGRNYRLPTDAEWLLALELGGGIPSDRDALMRQATMLDNAESKAAEAPDQFDPFADDSAEEEAPLVFTTIVGSREPNALGIYDMIGNAAEWVTGTGADRYVRGGHFRLAVDEFSGDWKAVEDQDIWNRTYPQKPNSRFWYRDHYYQGIRLVCDPVNIPQ; from the coding sequence GTGTTTGGCCCGCTCGGCCGGGCCTGGGGCGTGTGTGGCCGGGCGGTGGTGCCCGGCCGGGGCCGATCAACAACGAACGACGAATTCCACGAAGCGAGAGCGACTGCGATGGGTCTGAAAACAAATATCGCGCTGGGCCTGCTGGCCACCGGCGGGCTGGTCCTGGGCGGCGGGTCGGCCGCGTTCCTCATCATGCAGAACCAAAAAGCGGCCGAGGTCACCGACGACCTCGACGCCTACAACCTCGCCAGCGTCGCGGGCTACACCCCGGCTCAGGGCGACGAAACACTCGAACTGCTCCACCAGCTCAGTGGCGGCAACACGATGCTCGCCTGGGACGCCGAGAAGAATAAGCCCGGCGGCGCGCACGACGCGTTCTCCGGCACGTGGACCAACCTCACCGGCGCGGTCGTCTACAACCCCGTCGACCAGACGCTCAACGCCCTCGAAGTCATCATCCAGACCAACAGCATCGTCGGGCTCCAAGGCACGTTCCAGCCCGCGCCGCCGACGCTCACCAACACGCTCATCGGCGAGACGCCCGGCATGCCCGCGTGGTTCGACCTGGAAAGTAACCCCACCGCGCACTACACCGCCACCGAGTTCATCACCCGCGAGCAAGCCGAGCAAGACGGCGCGGCCATCTTCGACAACGCCCCCGAGGGCTGGACCCACCTCATCCAAGGCACGTTCACGCTCAACGGCAAGGACGTCCCGCTGAACATCCCCGCCAAGGCCGAGTTCATCGGCGACGAGCTTGTGCTCGACCTCGCGTTCCAACTCAACCGCAGCGACTTCGGCGTCGACGGCACGATCGTCGGCGGGTGGGTCGTCGACGACATCATCGCGCTCACCGCCACCGTCGAGTCCGCGCCCAAGGGCGACATCATCGTCGACACCCTGCGCGACCACGACGTCCGGCTGGCGGAGAATCGCGCGCTGATCGACGCGATGGGCCGGATGGAAAACCAGATCGAAGAGCTCAACAGCCAGGTCGCCGCGATGCGCGAGCAGCTCGCGTCGGGTGCGGTTGCCGGCGGCCCGTCGGCGGTGGACTACGACCTGTCGGAATTGCCCGAAGCGTTTACCGAGACGATCCAGTACCCCGGCAAGCAGCCGATGGGCTTCAACATGGTGCGTGTGCCCGGCGACGCGGACGCGGGGATCGCGCCGTTCTACATGGCCGAGCACGAGGTCACGTGGGAGCTTTTTTACGACTGGAGCTACCGCACCGATATTGATGTGAACACGGCCGCGACGCTGGAGAACCAGGACCTGCGGCCGTCGACGCTGTACGGCGACAGCGACCAGCTCAAGATCGGGCTGGACAGTCGGCCCGCGATCAGCATGAGCCGACGCACCGCCGAGGCGTTTTGCAAGTGGCTCAGCGAGCAGACCGGGCGTAACTACCGCCTGCCGACCGACGCCGAGTGGCTGCTCGCGCTCGAGCTGGGCGGCGGCATCCCCAGCGACCGCGACGCGCTGATGCGGCAGGCGACGATGCTCGACAACGCCGAGTCCAAGGCGGCCGAGGCCCCGGACCAGTTCGACCCGTTCGCCGATGACAGCGCGGAGGAAGAAGCGCCGCTCGTGTTCACCACGATTGTGGGTAGCCGGGAGCCCAACGCGCTGGGCATCTACGACATGATCGGCAACGCGGCCGAGTGGGTCACGGGCACCGGCGCCGACCGCTACGTCCGCGGCGGGCACTTCCGCCTCGCGGTCGACGAGTTCAGTGGCGACTGGAAGGCCGTCGAGGACCAGGACATCTGGAACCGCACCTACCCCCAGAAACCCAACAGCCGGTTCTGGTACCGCGACCACTACTACCAGGGCATCCGGCTCGTGTGCGACCCGGTGAATATCCCGCAGTAA